From Acidobacteriota bacterium, one genomic window encodes:
- a CDS encoding transposase, translating to MIHEKRKKVVFKHYDQNQPMLLPPSLDDLVPANHPVRVVNEVIERIDIGVLELGYKGGGASSYHPRLLLKVLVYAYLRNIYSSRKIEQALHENVHFCGSPATRGRTTTRWRTFGRSG from the coding sequence ATGATACACGAGAAAAGGAAGAAGGTGGTCTTCAAGCATTACGATCAGAACCAACCGATGTTGTTGCCGCCGAGCCTGGATGATCTGGTGCCCGCGAACCATCCGGTGCGCGTTGTGAACGAAGTGATCGAGCGGATCGACATCGGCGTGCTTGAGCTTGGGTACAAAGGCGGCGGAGCGTCGAGCTACCATCCGCGGCTGCTTTTGAAGGTGCTGGTTTACGCGTATCTTCGGAATATCTATTCGTCCCGGAAGATCGAGCAGGCGTTGCATGAAAACGTGCATTTCTGTGGCTCGCCGGCAACGCGAGGCCGGACCACAACACGCTGGCGGACTTTCGGTCGAAGCGGCTGA
- a CDS encoding FKBP-type peptidyl-prolyl cis-trans isomerase, whose amino-acid sequence MENTNNNAVTTESGLTYVITKAGDGAEVKAGNEVIVNYTGLLTNGVLFDSSLVRNEPFSFPVGLGMVIKGWDEGLQKLRVGDHATFIIPPAIGYGESGAGGVIPPNATLIFIIEVLGIN is encoded by the coding sequence ATGGAAAACACAAACAACAATGCGGTCACGACCGAATCGGGCTTGACCTATGTCATAACCAAAGCCGGTGACGGAGCCGAAGTCAAAGCGGGCAATGAGGTCATCGTGAATTACACCGGACTGCTGACGAACGGCGTCTTGTTCGACAGTTCGCTGGTCCGAAACGAACCGTTTTCGTTCCCCGTCGGACTTGGAATGGTCATCAAGGGCTGGGACGAAGGGTTGCAGAAACTCCGCGTCGGTGACCACGCGACGTTCATAATTCCGCCCGCGATCGGCTACGGCGAATCGGGCGCCGGCGGCGTCATCCCGCCAAATGCGACGCTGATCTTCATTATCGAAGTTCTCGGAATCAACTGA
- the msrA gene encoding peptide-methionine (S)-S-oxide reductase MsrA, translated as MATATLAAGCFWCVEAVFDALRGVSDVVSGYSGGHTENPTYQEVCSETTGHAEVVQIEFDENEITFADILRIFFAVHDPTTLNRQGNDIGTSYRSAIFYHNDEQKRVAEEVIREVTEAAIYENPIVTEVAPFTKFWPGENYHQEYFANNPTQPYCAAVVAPKVAKFRKVFFDRLKK; from the coding sequence ATGGCAACAGCAACTCTAGCGGCAGGATGTTTTTGGTGCGTCGAAGCGGTTTTCGACGCTTTGCGCGGCGTCTCGGACGTCGTTTCGGGTTATTCGGGCGGACACACGGAGAATCCGACCTACCAGGAAGTCTGTTCGGAAACGACGGGGCACGCCGAGGTCGTTCAGATCGAGTTCGACGAAAACGAGATCACGTTCGCGGATATTTTGCGGATCTTTTTCGCGGTCCACGATCCGACGACGCTCAACCGTCAGGGGAACGACATCGGAACGTCGTATCGGTCGGCGATTTTCTACCATAACGACGAGCAGAAACGCGTCGCCGAAGAGGTGATTCGCGAGGTCACCGAAGCCGCGATCTACGAAAATCCGATCGTTACCGAGGTCGCGCCGTTCACGAAATTCTGGCCGGGCGAAAACTATCATCAGGAATACTTCGCCAACAATCCGACCCAGCCTTACTGCGCCGCGGTCGTCGCGCCGAAAGTCGCGAAGTTTCGCAAGGTATTCTTCGACCGGTTGAAGAAATAA
- a CDS encoding S9 family peptidase: MTLKYLSVAITLLAALSVFPQDTKRPITIDDLVKMKTVASPRVSPDGKWIAYTVSEMDLKEDETETRIWMVATAGGEAIPMTSKGYSAESPRWSPDGKYLSFLASRGKDKDGDEEKSQVWTLNRLGGEAQQVTKLKQGVAGYEWSPDGKRLVLLVRDPKPEELTDDKEDDKKAKPAVVDRLQFKRDNIGYLDRFRTHLYILRVGDEKAEPIQITSGDFDDADPAWSPDGNLIAFVSNRTDEPDGNPNTDIWIVSADNTDKGKTLLQVTTNPREDSAPSWSPDGQTLAYSTVTAPLKVMWYATNHLATISAKGGAPTVWTTALDRNVIGPRFAADGKSIWFILEDSGEQNLASINLATKALSRAITGESTVLDYDFAGGTMAPLVSRPDLPDEVFSFGPNQLKQLTYTNKKLLDEIQLATVENVQFKSKDGTEIEGFIYKPLGFNPSMKYPTILRNHGGPVSQYDFSFDFEPQLYAANGYVVIQTNPRGSSGYGQAFSFALFADWGNLDFQDVMAGVDHSISKGYTDPDRLGVCGWSYGGILTNYVITQTTRFKGAVSGASEALYRANYGHDHYQMWWETEFGLPWANAEAWERISPFNKVDKITTPTLWIGGGSDWNVPILNSEQMYQSMKRLGRETQLVVYPGEFHGLKRPSFIKDRHERFLGWFEKYVKK, encoded by the coding sequence ATGACTTTGAAGTATTTGAGCGTCGCGATCACTCTCCTGGCTGCATTGAGCGTCTTTCCACAAGACACAAAACGTCCGATCACGATCGACGACCTGGTCAAAATGAAGACGGTCGCGAGTCCGCGCGTCAGTCCCGACGGCAAATGGATCGCCTACACGGTGTCCGAAATGGACCTCAAGGAGGACGAAACCGAAACGCGCATCTGGATGGTCGCAACCGCCGGCGGCGAAGCGATCCCAATGACCTCGAAGGGTTATTCGGCCGAGAGCCCGCGTTGGAGTCCCGACGGGAAATACCTTTCGTTTCTTGCCTCGCGCGGCAAGGACAAGGACGGCGACGAGGAAAAGTCGCAGGTTTGGACGCTCAACCGGCTTGGCGGCGAAGCCCAGCAAGTTACAAAGCTCAAACAAGGCGTCGCCGGTTACGAATGGTCGCCCGACGGAAAACGGCTGGTGCTGCTCGTCCGCGATCCGAAACCGGAAGAACTTACCGACGACAAGGAAGACGATAAAAAGGCGAAGCCGGCGGTCGTCGACCGGCTTCAATTCAAGCGCGACAATATCGGATACCTTGACCGTTTCCGGACACATCTCTATATCCTCAGAGTCGGCGACGAAAAGGCTGAGCCGATTCAGATCACCTCCGGCGATTTTGACGACGCCGACCCGGCCTGGAGTCCGGACGGAAACTTGATCGCCTTTGTCAGTAACCGTACGGACGAACCGGACGGAAACCCCAATACCGACATCTGGATCGTTTCTGCGGACAATACCGACAAGGGAAAAACGCTCTTGCAGGTAACGACGAATCCGCGCGAGGATTCGGCGCCGTCGTGGAGCCCGGACGGTCAGACGCTCGCCTACTCGACCGTGACGGCACCGTTGAAGGTGATGTGGTACGCGACGAATCATCTCGCGACGATTTCGGCGAAAGGCGGCGCGCCGACGGTTTGGACGACCGCGCTCGACCGCAACGTCATCGGTCCGAGATTCGCCGCCGACGGCAAATCGATCTGGTTCATCCTCGAAGACAGCGGCGAACAGAATCTGGCGTCGATCAATCTCGCGACGAAGGCCTTGTCGCGCGCGATCACCGGCGAGTCGACGGTTCTCGATTACGATTTCGCGGGCGGAACGATGGCGCCGCTCGTTTCGCGTCCCGACCTGCCGGACGAGGTTTTTTCGTTCGGTCCGAATCAATTGAAGCAACTGACCTACACGAACAAGAAACTGCTCGACGAGATCCAACTTGCGACGGTCGAGAACGTTCAGTTCAAGAGCAAGGACGGAACGGAGATCGAGGGTTTTATATACAAACCGCTGGGGTTCAACCCTTCGATGAAGTATCCGACGATCCTCAGAAACCACGGCGGTCCGGTCTCGCAATACGATTTCAGTTTCGATTTCGAGCCGCAGCTTTACGCGGCAAACGGCTACGTCGTGATCCAGACCAATCCGCGCGGTTCATCGGGTTACGGACAGGCGTTTTCGTTCGCGCTCTTTGCTGATTGGGGAAATCTCGATTTTCAGGACGTGATGGCCGGTGTCGATCATTCCATCTCGAAGGGTTACACGGATCCCGACCGGCTGGGCGTTTGCGGCTGGTCATACGGCGGAATTCTGACGAACTACGTGATCACCCAAACGACGCGCTTCAAGGGCGCCGTTTCCGGTGCGAGCGAGGCGCTATACCGCGCGAACTACGGCCACGATCATTACCAAATGTGGTGGGAGACGGAGTTCGGTCTTCCGTGGGCGAATGCCGAAGCCTGGGAGCGCATATCGCCTTTCAACAAGGTCGACAAGATCACCACGCCGACTCTCTGGATCGGCGGCGGTTCGGATTGGAACGTTCCGATCCTCAATTCGGAACAGATGTATCAATCGATGAAACGGCTCGGGCGCGAGACTCAACTTGTCGTCTATCCCGGCGAGTTCCACGGCCTGAAACGCCCGAGTTTCATCAAGGACCGGCACGAACGTTTCCTGGGCTGGTTCGAGAAATATGTGAAAAAGTGA
- a CDS encoding cupin domain-containing protein has translation MAIVDIPDKNIRLTDPALIRETLAGVGIDYERWDAKESRVSPDASEAEILEAYEPEIETLKRSGGYVTADVINIVPTTPNLEAMLGKFNKEHWHDEDEIRFIVKGHGLFHIAPKDGPVVSVEMEAGDLIRVPRGTLHWFDLCADRMVRAIRLFQDPAGWTPHYTESGIDNRYQPLCFGPDIFPAGDQSI, from the coding sequence ATGGCCATAGTCGACATTCCCGATAAGAACATCCGGCTGACCGATCCGGCGTTGATCCGCGAAACACTCGCCGGCGTCGGCATCGATTACGAGCGTTGGGACGCGAAAGAGTCGCGCGTTTCGCCCGACGCTTCCGAGGCCGAGATCCTCGAAGCTTACGAGCCCGAGATCGAGACGTTGAAGCGATCCGGCGGTTACGTCACGGCGGATGTCATCAACATCGTTCCGACGACGCCGAATCTCGAGGCAATGCTCGGCAAATTCAACAAGGAGCATTGGCACGACGAGGACGAGATCCGTTTTATCGTCAAGGGCCACGGTCTGTTTCACATTGCGCCGAAAGACGGACCTGTTGTTTCCGTCGAAATGGAAGCCGGCGACCTGATTCGCGTTCCGCGCGGGACGCTGCATTGGTTCGATCTCTGCGCCGACCGGATGGTGCGGGCGATCCGACTGTTTCAAGATCCGGCCGGCTGGACGCCGCATTATACGGAAAGCGGCATCGACAACCGGTATCAGCCGCTCTGTTTCGGGCCGGACATTTTCCCGGCCGGAGATCAATCAATATGA
- a CDS encoding transposase — protein MFEGRGGRSIERNEEVLRHRRKAREMLESEKGVERRKQRYEVEAVIGNIKENKKFRRFLLRGWQKYRLRSD, from the coding sequence ATGTTCGAAGGGCGAGGGGGACGGTCGATCGAGCGCAACGAAGAAGTTCTGAGGCACCGGCGCAAGGCGCGCGAGATGCTCGAAAGCGAGAAAGGCGTCGAACGGAGGAAACAACGGTACGAGGTCGAGGCGGTGATCGGAAACATAAAGGAAAACAAGAAATTCAGAAGGTTCTTACTGAGGGGTTGGCAAAAGTACAGATTGAGATCGGATTGA
- a CDS encoding disulfide bond formation protein B gives MEESESVKTPEIGKLNESLPYLAWAAALAGLVGSLFLSEVMQFPPCTLCWYQRVAMYPLVVIIGAGIVMRDPRMKTYALSLIVCGLAVAIYHNLLYYGFIPETLTPCSEGVSCSSRQLELFGFVTIPLMSLGSFVFLGLLMFLYKPKEL, from the coding sequence ATGGAAGAATCGGAGAGCGTCAAAACGCCGGAAATCGGAAAACTGAACGAGAGTCTGCCGTACCTTGCCTGGGCGGCGGCGCTCGCGGGGTTGGTCGGCAGCCTCTTCTTGAGCGAGGTAATGCAGTTTCCGCCTTGCACCCTTTGCTGGTATCAGCGCGTCGCGATGTATCCGCTCGTCGTCATTATCGGCGCCGGCATCGTGATGCGCGATCCGCGGATGAAGACATATGCGCTCTCGCTGATCGTTTGCGGCTTGGCGGTCGCGATCTATCACAACCTGCTTTACTACGGCTTCATCCCGGAAACGTTGACGCCGTGCTCCGAGGGCGTTTCGTGCAGTTCGCGGCAACTCGAACTGTTCGGCTTCGTCACGATTCCGCTGATGTCGCTCGGTTCGTTCGTCTTCCTGGGGCTCTTGATGTTTCTTTATAAACCGAAAGAATTATGA
- a CDS encoding DsbA family protein: MKNEVKLLIVIGAVVIGVAILGMNYYRSSVQNVRVTGNTNTGAPALNPEVLIRPDSPTLGPANAPVAIVEFVDPECESCATFSPVLKKMVTQYDGKTKLVIRYMPLHPNSVSAANMLEAAAEQGKFWETQALLFEKQPEWGERHGPPTGEPPPNIPVLFEKYAKQLGLDVEKVNAAIKENKYQAKIDRDKRDGQSLGVRQTPTIFVNGRKLLNFSEAGLKSLVESEIGK, translated from the coding sequence ATGAAAAATGAAGTAAAACTCCTGATCGTGATCGGCGCCGTCGTCATCGGCGTCGCGATTCTCGGAATGAATTATTACCGAAGCTCGGTTCAGAACGTGCGCGTCACCGGAAACACGAATACCGGCGCGCCGGCACTGAATCCGGAGGTTCTGATCAGGCCCGACAGTCCGACGCTCGGCCCGGCGAACGCGCCGGTCGCGATCGTTGAGTTCGTCGACCCTGAATGCGAATCGTGCGCGACGTTTTCGCCGGTTCTCAAAAAGATGGTGACGCAATACGACGGCAAGACGAAGCTTGTTATTCGATATATGCCGCTCCATCCGAATTCGGTCAGCGCCGCCAATATGCTCGAGGCCGCCGCCGAACAAGGTAAGTTTTGGGAGACGCAAGCGCTTCTTTTCGAGAAACAACCCGAATGGGGCGAACGCCACGGACCGCCGACGGGCGAGCCGCCGCCGAATATCCCGGTGCTGTTTGAAAAGTATGCAAAGCAACTCGGGCTCGACGTCGAGAAGGTCAACGCCGCGATCAAAGAGAACAAGTATCAGGCAAAGATCGACCGCGACAAGCGCGACGGCCAGTCGCTCGGAGTGCGTCAGACGCCGACGATCTTCGTCAACGGCCGCAAGCTTCTAAACTTCAGCGAGGCCGGATTGAAATCGCTCGTCGAGAGCGAGATCGGCAAGTGA
- the mtnC gene encoding acireductone synthase, translating into MIKAVLLDIEGTATPIDFVHRTLFPYAKSKMEDFVVRNIAALENEIAELKAEYRKDFQDQVYGRKFNDREPETIVKYLEWLIDVDRKSTPLKAIEGQIWRAGYESGELVSRVFADVPEALKRWTERGVKVAVFSSGSVLAQRLIFTYSNAGDLSGLISGYFDTHIGKKQNPGSYYAIARELGFKPGEMLFVSDVVAELDAARDAGFLTLLSVREGNGKYPHPIQHDVIGSFSDID; encoded by the coding sequence ATGATCAAAGCCGTATTGTTGGACATCGAGGGCACCGCGACCCCGATCGATTTCGTGCACCGCACTCTGTTCCCGTACGCGAAATCGAAGATGGAAGATTTCGTCGTCAGGAATATCGCGGCGCTTGAAAACGAGATCGCCGAACTCAAGGCCGAATACCGTAAGGATTTTCAGGATCAGGTTTACGGTCGGAAGTTCAACGACCGCGAACCCGAAACGATCGTCAAATACCTCGAGTGGCTGATCGATGTCGATCGGAAATCGACGCCGTTGAAGGCGATCGAGGGACAGATCTGGCGCGCCGGGTACGAGAGCGGCGAGCTCGTCAGCCGCGTTTTCGCCGATGTTCCGGAAGCGCTGAAGCGCTGGACCGAGCGCGGCGTAAAGGTCGCGGTCTTTTCGTCGGGGAGCGTGCTCGCGCAGCGGTTGATCTTCACCTATTCCAACGCCGGCGATCTGAGCGGTCTGATCAGCGGCTATTTCGATACGCACATCGGAAAGAAACAGAACCCGGGAAGTTATTACGCGATCGCCCGTGAACTCGGATTCAAGCCGGGCGAAATGCTATTTGTGTCGGACGTTGTCGCCGAACTCGACGCGGCACGCGACGCCGGATTCCTCACGCTTCTTTCGGTTCGCGAAGGCAATGGAAAGTATCCGCACCCGATTCAGCACGACGTCATCGGATCGTTTTCCGACATCGACTAA
- a CDS encoding transposase, with protein MEFSEDRVKTTQNGRKQNVKIYRTEACGGCPMRAECSKGEGDGRSSATKKF; from the coding sequence ATGGAGTTCTCGGAGGATCGCGTGAAGACGACGCAGAACGGCCGGAAGCAAAACGTCAAAATCTACCGGACCGAGGCCTGCGGCGGATGTCCGATGCGGGCCGAATGTTCGAAGGGCGAGGGGGACGGTCGATCGAGCGCAACGAAGAAGTTCTGA
- a CDS encoding CapA family protein, whose product MTIFLFFKKMFGVSVDVNASNRMPVFVLVALSLVFSAACGKPAPEPAANKTAKVEVKPAAANFIAVGDMMISRGVARAIDRAGNPLYPFQKVGDLLKASDFSFGNLESPISGDDTRVGKGLVFNTRVRDVAGLSEYKFKIVNLANNHAWDQGMKGLVNTHKYLDERGIKYIGTGENLERAWKPEVVEANGIKFGFVGASYASINDGGVKRNDYVARIEETEFLERSIKQAKAESDFVVVTMHAGIEYVRKPHQPQIDFARKAIDFGADIVIGAHPHWIQTTETYKGKMIFYSLGNFIFDQRKPDTREGLMLKISVRRGPDGQGGGLTAVERIDLIPVIIDDFAVPRPANDVETAAILKKIGYTERFIVPGK is encoded by the coding sequence ATGACAATTTTCTTATTTTTCAAAAAGATGTTCGGAGTTTCCGTAGACGTTAATGCTTCGAATCGAATGCCGGTTTTCGTGCTAGTCGCGTTGTCGCTCGTTTTCAGCGCCGCCTGCGGGAAGCCTGCCCCGGAACCCGCCGCGAACAAAACAGCGAAGGTCGAGGTCAAGCCTGCAGCCGCGAACTTCATCGCCGTCGGCGATATGATGATCTCGCGCGGCGTGGCCCGAGCCATCGACCGAGCGGGGAATCCGCTCTATCCGTTCCAGAAGGTCGGCGATCTTCTCAAGGCTTCCGATTTCAGTTTCGGCAATCTCGAATCGCCGATCTCGGGAGACGACACGCGGGTCGGCAAGGGCCTCGTCTTCAACACGCGCGTTCGCGACGTCGCGGGGCTCTCCGAATACAAATTCAAGATCGTGAACCTCGCGAACAATCACGCCTGGGACCAGGGAATGAAAGGCCTCGTGAACACCCACAAATACCTTGACGAGCGCGGCATCAAATACATCGGCACCGGAGAGAACCTCGAACGCGCCTGGAAACCCGAGGTTGTCGAGGCAAACGGCATCAAGTTCGGATTTGTCGGGGCGTCGTATGCGTCGATCAACGACGGCGGCGTCAAGCGCAACGACTACGTCGCGCGGATCGAGGAGACGGAGTTTCTCGAGCGTTCGATCAAACAGGCCAAAGCGGAGAGCGACTTCGTCGTCGTCACGATGCACGCCGGGATCGAGTATGTCCGGAAACCGCATCAGCCGCAGATCGATTTTGCCCGCAAAGCGATCGACTTCGGCGCCGACATCGTCATCGGCGCGCATCCGCATTGGATCCAGACGACCGAGACGTACAAAGGCAAAATGATCTTCTATTCGCTCGGGAATTTTATTTTCGACCAGCGAAAGCCGGACACGCGCGAAGGACTGATGCTCAAGATCTCGGTGCGGCGCGGGCCGGACGGCCAAGGCGGCGGGCTGACAGCCGTCGAACGCATAGATCTGATACCCGTGATCATCGACGACTTCGCCGTTCCGCGTCCCGCGAACGACGTCGAGACCGCGGCGATTCTGAAGAAGATCGGTTACACCGAACGCTTCATCGTACCCGGAAAGTGA
- a CDS encoding PQQ-dependent sugar dehydrogenase, with amino-acid sequence MKQPLIFLLPVILALSACGQKPKGISETEVFSTTALSEGEKPVKFRLETVATGLEVPWGLAFLPDGRILVTERPGRVRLIENGKLKPEPIFKVPDVEPSGESGLMDIALHPKFNENNFIYLAYAYRGDGKAVKVVRYRFDGATLVEPKIILENMPAAQFHAGTRARFGPDGKLYITVGDATDWNLAQRTDSLGGKTLRLNDDGTVPSDNPFVKDKSVRPEIYSLGHRNAQGLAWSADGLMFQTEHGPSSFEGRGGGADEFNLVEAGKNYGWPEIYGTMAKEGMVAPLIEYTPACAPGSLLIYKGDKFPALKGSAIFGCLRGARLIRVKLDGRKIVGQENLLEGLLSRIREVGESPDGFIYFATSNRDGRGSPDRADDRIFKLVPVP; translated from the coding sequence ATGAAACAACCGCTGATTTTCCTGCTACCGGTGATTCTCGCGCTATCCGCGTGCGGCCAGAAACCGAAGGGAATCTCCGAGACGGAAGTCTTTTCAACGACTGCACTTTCAGAAGGTGAAAAGCCTGTGAAGTTCCGCCTTGAAACGGTCGCGACGGGGCTTGAGGTTCCGTGGGGCCTCGCATTCCTTCCGGACGGGCGGATACTCGTTACCGAACGCCCGGGACGCGTGCGTTTGATCGAGAACGGCAAGCTCAAACCCGAACCCATTTTCAAGGTCCCCGACGTCGAACCTTCCGGCGAGAGCGGTTTGATGGACATCGCGCTTCATCCGAAATTCAACGAAAACAATTTCATCTACCTCGCCTACGCCTACCGCGGCGACGGCAAGGCTGTGAAGGTAGTCCGTTACCGGTTTGATGGCGCGACCCTTGTCGAACCGAAGATCATTCTCGAGAATATGCCGGCCGCGCAGTTCCACGCGGGAACGCGTGCGCGATTCGGCCCAGACGGAAAACTCTACATCACCGTCGGCGATGCAACCGACTGGAACCTCGCCCAACGGACCGATTCGCTCGGCGGAAAGACGCTCAGGCTCAACGACGACGGCACGGTTCCGTCAGACAATCCCTTTGTTAAAGACAAATCGGTGCGCCCCGAGATCTACAGCCTCGGTCACCGCAACGCGCAGGGCCTTGCATGGTCGGCCGACGGCCTGATGTTTCAGACGGAACACGGGCCGTCGAGCTTCGAGGGACGCGGCGGCGGCGCGGACGAATTCAATCTCGTCGAAGCCGGCAAGAACTACGGTTGGCCCGAGATTTACGGGACGATGGCCAAGGAAGGAATGGTCGCGCCGCTTATCGAATACACGCCGGCCTGCGCCCCCGGAAGCCTGTTGATCTATAAGGGCGACAAGTTTCCGGCCTTGAAAGGCAGCGCGATTTTCGGTTGTCTTCGCGGCGCGCGCCTGATCCGCGTAAAGCTCGACGGACGAAAGATCGTCGGCCAGGAGAATCTGCTTGAGGGGCTTCTCAGCAGAATTCGCGAGGTTGGGGAATCGCCCGACGGGTTCATCTATTTCGCGACCTCAAACCGCGACGGCCGTGGAAGTCCGGACCGTGCCGATGATAGAATCTTCAAACTTGTTCCCGTTCCGTAG
- a CDS encoding M20/M25/M40 family metallo-hydrolase, with protein MRSTQANRVAPWRRSFAAFLVGMLLFGGVFAQTAAVALKSTLASDERALAANITIQAIKDATATLSSPEMEGRGTMQPGGEKAAAWIAERFKALGMKPLGDKASFLQKVDFRETVYTPETSFKVGDESFRFGKDFAFQSLPFKRTDKEKSGEMIFIAYGIQAASIKRDDLEGIDVRGKVVVMIEGPPASINKDSWDKAEASSAIFLNLVRAGVAGIVYIAHGREKEAPETMIDYYGRRSLSLAGGTEDSEPFPLPLLVSVGTPMAEKLFAKSGISLKDALARAEENTFKPVKLNQTAKIVARSKSTKGTSPNVVGYIEGSDPKLKEEAILFSAHYDAFGTENGKVYPGAADNGLGTAEMLAVAEAFSKSPVKPKRSLIFLAVTAEEYGLFGSKYWAKNPTWNIKKVSANLNLDGVGTEVYGPVKTMVGYGAEHSTLGAMLTDVSAAMGIVVAPDPVPDEKVFYRSDHYSFVERGVPALMLMGAPEGDIQNAMKRMREWEKTDYHQPGDVIRPDWSWDGAKTVAEVMGIMGLRLANADSMPEWLSTSRFAKLERGNTKELPEEK; from the coding sequence ATGAGATCAACTCAAGCAAATAGAGTCGCGCCTTGGCGACGGAGTTTTGCGGCATTTCTCGTTGGAATGCTGCTTTTCGGTGGTGTTTTCGCCCAGACGGCGGCGGTTGCGCTCAAATCGACGCTTGCTTCCGACGAGCGGGCACTGGCGGCAAACATCACGATTCAGGCTATCAAGGATGCCACGGCGACGCTCTCGTCACCCGAAATGGAAGGGCGCGGAACGATGCAGCCCGGTGGCGAGAAAGCGGCGGCGTGGATCGCTGAACGGTTCAAGGCGCTCGGAATGAAACCGCTCGGCGATAAGGCCTCATTTCTCCAGAAAGTCGATTTCCGCGAAACCGTCTATACACCGGAGACGAGTTTCAAAGTCGGCGACGAATCGTTCAGGTTCGGCAAGGACTTCGCGTTTCAGTCGTTGCCGTTCAAGCGTACCGATAAGGAGAAGAGCGGTGAGATGATTTTCATCGCATACGGCATCCAGGCGGCATCGATCAAGCGCGACGATCTCGAAGGCATCGACGTTCGCGGCAAGGTTGTGGTTATGATCGAAGGCCCGCCGGCGAGCATCAATAAGGATTCCTGGGACAAGGCAGAGGCGAGTTCCGCGATCTTTTTGAATCTCGTCCGGGCCGGAGTCGCGGGAATCGTTTACATCGCCCATGGCCGTGAAAAGGAAGCGCCCGAGACGATGATCGACTACTATGGTCGCCGTAGCCTCAGTCTCGCCGGCGGTACGGAAGATAGCGAGCCCTTTCCGTTGCCGCTGTTGGTGAGCGTTGGCACGCCGATGGCCGAAAAGCTTTTTGCGAAATCGGGGATTTCGCTCAAGGATGCGTTGGCACGCGCTGAAGAAAACACGTTCAAACCCGTCAAGCTCAATCAGACCGCGAAGATCGTTGCAAGATCAAAATCGACAAAGGGAACTTCGCCGAACGTCGTCGGCTACATCGAAGGCTCCGATCCGAAGCTCAAGGAAGAAGCGATTCTCTTTTCGGCGCACTACGATGCCTTCGGAACCGAAAACGGCAAGGTTTATCCCGGGGCCGCCGACAACGGACTCGGAACGGCGGAGATGCTCGCCGTCGCCGAGGCTTTTTCAAAATCCCCCGTAAAACCCAAGAGATCGCTGATTTTTCTCGCCGTGACCGCCGAAGAATACGGGCTTTTCGGATCGAAATACTGGGCGAAGAATCCGACTTGGAACATCAAAAAGGTCTCCGCGAACCTCAATCTGGACGGCGTCGGAACCGAAGTTTACGGACCCGTGAAGACGATGGTCGGCTATGGGGCAGAGCACTCGACACTCGGTGCGATGCTCACCGATGTTTCTGCGGCGATGGGGATCGTCGTCGCGCCCGATCCGGTCCCGGACGAAAAAGTGTTCTACCGGTCCGATCATTATTCGTTTGTTGAACGTGGCGTACCCGCGCTGATGCTGATGGGCGCGCCCGAGGGCGACATCCAGAACGCGATGAAACGTATGCGTGAATGGGAAAAGACCGACTATCACCAACCCGGTGATGTGATTCGGCCCGACTGGTCGTGGGACGGCGCAAAAACGGTCGCCGAGGTGATGGGGATTATGGGATTGCGACTCGCAAACGCTGATTCAATGCCGGAGTGGCTTTCGACGTCCCGATTCGCGAAACTCGAACGCGGAAATACCAAGGAACTACCGGAAGAGAAGTAG